The proteins below are encoded in one region of Segatella copri:
- a CDS encoding Maf-like protein codes for MNYKIILASNSPRRKELLAGLDVPFEVKVISGIDESYPADLDAYQVAEFICKKKAEAYRPLLNGNNSVEELDESETLILTADTVVIAPTAGEQNDLEGKGGILGKPRDAEDARRMLKMLSGKTHHVVTGVCLTTQHKQRSFSVTTEVTFKPLSDDEISYYINHYQPFDKAGAYGIQEWIGYIGCTGLKGSYFNVMGLPVQRIYEELRRI; via the coding sequence ATGAATTATAAGATCATTTTGGCGAGTAATTCGCCTCGTCGCAAGGAACTTCTGGCAGGTTTGGATGTTCCTTTTGAGGTGAAGGTGATTAGTGGTATTGATGAAAGTTATCCTGCTGACCTCGATGCTTATCAGGTGGCAGAATTCATCTGCAAGAAAAAGGCTGAGGCTTATCGTCCGCTTTTGAACGGAAATAATAGTGTTGAAGAGTTGGACGAGTCAGAAACTTTGATTCTTACAGCAGATACGGTTGTGATTGCGCCAACAGCTGGCGAACAGAATGATCTGGAAGGAAAGGGAGGCATTCTCGGGAAGCCTCGTGACGCTGAAGATGCCAGGCGAATGCTGAAGATGTTGAGCGGAAAGACGCATCATGTAGTTACAGGTGTTTGTCTTACTACCCAGCATAAGCAGCGTTCCTTTTCAGTAACAACAGAAGTGACGTTCAAACCGCTTTCTGATGATGAAATCAGTTATTATATAAATCATTATCAGCCGTTTGACAAAGCTGGCGCCTATGGTATTCAGGAATGGATTGGCTACATAGGTTGTACGGGGTTGAAGGGGAGTTATTTTAATGTGATGGGGCTTCCGGTTCAGCGTATCTATGAGGAATTGAGGCGAATTTAG